The Salinibaculum sp. SYNS191 genome has a window encoding:
- a CDS encoding HD domain-containing protein, giving the protein MGVEIRESPVSAEDYAAMEEFVHDYLAASVENEDEGGRMRWYPWHSAEYRFNHIRNVVDLATDIAREEGANVDVTRVAALFHDIAKLEVDQDVHAEEGARIAREYLETHCDYPASFVDQVCAAVTDHSYQGDLTDLPLETRCLIEADILDKVGANGAALMLLRMGYESRTHMDAAEMVGRVLERGVDAKQRVVSETARDVAHQRLKRVKWFREWLDAEVAGIDVEE; this is encoded by the coding sequence GTGGGTGTTGAGATACGGGAGTCGCCAGTCTCGGCCGAGGACTACGCCGCGATGGAGGAGTTCGTTCACGACTACCTCGCCGCCAGCGTCGAGAACGAGGACGAGGGCGGCCGGATGCGGTGGTACCCCTGGCACTCCGCAGAGTACCGCTTCAACCACATCCGCAACGTCGTCGACCTCGCGACCGACATCGCCCGCGAGGAGGGCGCGAACGTCGACGTCACCCGCGTCGCGGCGCTGTTCCACGACATCGCCAAGCTGGAAGTCGACCAGGACGTCCACGCCGAGGAGGGCGCCCGCATCGCCCGCGAGTACCTGGAGACCCACTGCGACTACCCCGCGTCGTTCGTCGACCAGGTCTGTGCCGCGGTCACCGACCACTCCTACCAGGGCGACCTGACGGACCTGCCGCTGGAGACCCGCTGTCTCATCGAGGCGGACATCCTCGACAAGGTCGGTGCGAACGGAGCGGCGCTGATGCTCCTCCGGATGGGCTACGAGTCCCGCACCCACATGGACGCCGCCGAGATGGTCGGCCGGGTGCTCGAACGGGGCGTCGACGCCAAGCAGCGCGTCGTCAGCGAGACGGCCCGCGACGTCGCCCACCAGCGACTCAAGCGCGTCAAGTGGTTCCGCGAGTGGCTCGACGCCGAGGTCGCCGGCATCGACGTCGAGGAGTAG
- a CDS encoding GNAT family N-acetyltransferase, which yields MEVREAKPNDRPAIRDVARRSLQASYSLDPKAIIGAIEEWYDENRLRNLMEDDNKVLLVAIVDDQVVGFSDSEVTGENTAEILWLHIDPDYRGEDIGIQLYKATQNHLATLGTSNLRGRVLADNPGGNAFYENRGLVKVGEEEVTIDGTPYVENVYAQVEAEQMEEVQLDDGTTVYVDHGNEETGSIAPFHVVYTDRNGEDIFGYWCSKCESLANAMDAMGRIQCDECGNARKPTRWDAAYL from the coding sequence ATGGAAGTCAGAGAAGCCAAACCCAACGACAGGCCCGCGATTCGAGACGTCGCCCGTCGCTCTCTGCAGGCGTCGTACTCGCTGGACCCGAAGGCCATCATCGGCGCAATCGAGGAGTGGTACGACGAGAACCGGCTCCGGAATCTGATGGAAGACGACAACAAGGTCCTGCTGGTCGCCATCGTCGACGACCAGGTCGTCGGCTTCTCCGACAGCGAAGTGACCGGCGAGAACACCGCCGAGATACTCTGGCTGCACATCGACCCCGACTACCGCGGCGAGGACATCGGCATCCAGCTCTACAAGGCGACGCAGAACCACCTCGCCACCCTCGGCACGTCGAACCTCCGCGGGCGCGTCCTCGCGGACAACCCCGGCGGCAACGCCTTCTACGAGAACCGCGGCCTCGTGAAAGTCGGCGAGGAGGAGGTCACCATCGACGGGACCCCCTACGTCGAGAACGTCTACGCACAGGTCGAGGCAGAGCAGATGGAGGAGGTCCAACTCGACGACGGAACGACCGTCTACGTCGACCACGGGAACGAGGAGACCGGGTCGATAGCGCCGTTCCACGTGGTCTACACCGACCGCAACGGCGAGGACATCTTCGGCTACTGGTGCAGCAAGTGCGAGTCGCTCGCGAACGCGATGGACGCGATGGGCCGCATCCAGTGCGACGAGTGTGGCAACGCCCGCAAACCGACCCGCTGGGACGCCGCCTACCTGTAG
- a CDS encoding DUF502 domain-containing protein — MGLTDTLKKSFVAGLALVAPLVVTVVAIRLIFGWLRGFLNPIIEQTGLVEIAGRVEIIAELGALLILFGIIAALGYLAQRSLGAYAFDVFDRLVGLIPMVSVIYSSVRQVSDALVTQESRYESVALVEYPRDGLYVLGFVTSESPAAVTQALSTQTYNVYLPNSPNPTQGHFTFVPAERVIELDLSVSRAIRLLVTTGIAENQQELESFQQDVKDQLEEEDISFSDVVDDPTYR, encoded by the coding sequence ATGGGGCTGACCGACACGCTGAAGAAGAGCTTCGTCGCGGGCCTGGCGCTGGTCGCGCCGCTCGTGGTCACCGTGGTCGCTATCCGGCTCATCTTTGGCTGGTTGCGCGGGTTCCTGAACCCGATTATCGAGCAGACGGGACTCGTCGAGATCGCCGGGAGAGTCGAAATCATCGCGGAACTCGGTGCACTGCTCATCCTCTTCGGAATCATCGCCGCGCTCGGCTATCTCGCCCAGCGCAGTCTGGGTGCGTACGCCTTCGACGTCTTCGACCGCCTCGTCGGACTCATCCCGATGGTGAGCGTCATCTACAGCAGCGTCCGGCAGGTCTCCGATGCGCTCGTCACCCAGGAGTCACGCTACGAGAGCGTCGCGCTGGTGGAGTACCCGCGGGACGGGCTGTACGTTCTCGGCTTCGTCACATCGGAGAGTCCGGCGGCCGTAACACAGGCGCTGTCGACACAGACGTACAACGTCTACCTGCCCAACAGTCCGAACCCGACGCAGGGTCACTTCACGTTCGTGCCGGCCGAGCGAGTCATCGAACTCGACCTGAGCGTCAGCCGGGCGATACGGCTGCTGGTGACGACGGGCATCGCCGAGAACCAGCAGGAACTGGAGTCGTTCCAGCAGGACGTCAAAGACCAGCTCGAAGAGGAAGATATCTCGTTTTCGGACGTGGTCGACGACCCGACCTACAGGTAG
- a CDS encoding LysE family translocator — protein sequence MVLQTVTTLGAGVVFGLALAAPPGPMNAIIAEESVLRGWSAGFRAGLGAMTADFCFFLLSLAGLVALVDRRPLLRAVMVGIGGLLMLYFAYGAARGVRETLSPEPGTDGESNGFRKAFVLALTNPYQILFWLTVGVGLLKPGTHDLLAETPYVGDQLAGTLVVQTGSVALLLGLFGGIVVWIVGFPATLVAARRRVDSLAPLVAGGSAVVLVGFGVAFLWDALSTLL from the coding sequence ATGGTCCTCCAGACGGTCACGACACTGGGTGCGGGCGTCGTCTTCGGGCTCGCGCTGGCCGCGCCACCGGGGCCGATGAACGCCATCATCGCCGAGGAGAGCGTCCTGCGCGGGTGGAGCGCCGGCTTCCGGGCCGGCCTCGGCGCGATGACCGCCGACTTCTGTTTCTTCCTGCTGTCGCTGGCGGGGCTGGTCGCCCTCGTCGACCGCCGCCCGCTGCTCCGGGCGGTGATGGTCGGTATCGGCGGCCTGTTGATGCTGTACTTCGCCTACGGGGCCGCTCGCGGCGTCCGGGAGACGCTGTCGCCCGAACCCGGCACCGACGGGGAGAGCAACGGCTTCCGGAAGGCGTTCGTGCTGGCGCTGACAAACCCCTACCAGATTCTGTTCTGGCTGACGGTCGGGGTCGGCCTCCTGAAGCCGGGGACTCACGACCTGCTCGCGGAGACGCCGTACGTCGGCGACCAGCTGGCGGGGACGCTCGTCGTCCAGACGGGAAGTGTGGCGCTACTCCTGGGGCTGTTCGGCGGCATCGTCGTCTGGATTGTCGGCTTCCCGGCGACGCTCGTGGCGGCCCGCCGGCGGGTCGACAGTCTCGCGCCGCTGGTCGCGGGCGGGAGCGCCGTCGTCCTGGTCGGGTTCGGCGTCGCCTTCCTGTGGGACGCGCTCTCGACCCTGCTGTGA